From Populus alba chromosome 16, ASM523922v2, whole genome shotgun sequence:
attCAGTTGTCTTGATCACCTTTATTGCAAGatacatttatttatatgaatgctactataattttctttcttttattatcattattattattatagtcatGTGGTGGTGtaaaatcaagctttttacTTGTGGTGTGTATTCAATTTTGATGTCCCTTGGTATGTTGCATGCAGTTGCAGCACTTGTTGGAATATGCTATGGTGGCGTTGCCGACAACCACCTCCCACCACCATCAACCATTGCCAACCTCTTTAATTCTAATGGCATCACTAACGTTCGCATCTTTGATATTGATGCAACAACGTTAAAATATTTGTCTGGGACTGGAATCAATGTCATGGTCGACATTCCTAATGAAGATCTCCCTTCTCTTGCCACTGGCACCCTCAATTTCTCGCTTGAATGGCTTCAATCcaatattttctcaaatatcCCCACTGTCCAAGTCAAATACATTGCTGTTGGAAACGAAGTCTTTCTCAAAGATCCATTCTACACTCCTCATGTAGTTCCTGCCATGATGAATCTTTACCAAGCACTACAAATGGTAAATCTAGTAACAAGTATTAAGTTATCATCACCTCAAGCGGCATCTGTGCTCTCTGTTTCATATCCCCCATCATCTGCAGCATTTGACCTTATCTCCAGTCTGTTATGATCCGTCTTTTGAAATTTCTACATGACACTGGATCTCCTTTCATGGTTAATGTTTATCCTTACATAAGCTATATCAACGATAAGGAACATATATCCTTAGATTATGCCTTGTTTAGAAACCAAAATGTAGTGCAAGATGGTGGATTCTTGTATGCTAATCTTTTCGATGCTAGCGTTGATGCATTTGTGTATGCAATGGAGAGAGAAGGATTTCAAGGGATTAAGATTGTTGTATCAGAAACAGGGTGGCCAACTGGTGGTGGCGAGGCAGCAAGTGTGGCTATTGCAATGGTGTACAACGAGAATGTGGTAAGACGAGTGGCGAATTATGTCGGGACCCCGAGACAGCCAAATGAAGAAATGGAAGTTTACTTATTTGATCTCTTTGATGAGAATGAGAAAAATGGGGAGGAGTATGAGAAGCATTTTGGGCTTTCTGGCCTTGATGGGGTTAAGATTTATGATATCAATTTCAACTAATAAATTTGTTTAGGGTTAACgatgttttattaataattttaaggtttgtttcaatttcatgtCCATCCTCATCTTCAAACACCGGTAGCACTGtttgatactttttttaaaatgttttttttatttaaataaaacaacaaattgatttttttaaaaatataaaaatatcaaaaccataaaaaatatcaataaaacatgaatataatatcttttttttttcaaacaaaaataactttcaattatattatcaaacccATGTTTACTCCCTCTTAAGCTACGTTTATCTATAAGGTTAAAGCTGTgtttacttcaaaaaaaaaaaaaaccattatcacATAGACAAACGAACACATTAATCTTTAAGCTTATCTAATCAAGCATTCTTCAAGAAATGGAAAACTTTAACTCTCATATACTCTACATATCAACATACTCTTGGCTCAATATTGTTAATTCAGTAGAGATTAATTGGAGTGCGTTCTTAAAGGAAGAACACATTGCAAAATGGGATTGATGATTCTATTCATCTCATGGAATTGGATGTATGACTACCTTCCCAGTTGCTCGGTTTGTTTCAATGTAAGAGAAGGCCTCTGCTACTTGAGAAAATGTGAACGGGCCTTTAGGATCAACCACTGGCTTTATCTTTCCACTCTCCAGGTAAGGGTTTAGTGTCTTCAAAGTATTCCCATTGGAAGTGACCACAAATCTAAAACCAGGGGGCGTGACTGCACCAGTTAAGGCCACCACACTGCCCCCTTCTTTCACAACCTTCACTGCCTTGTCGCATTGTCCTGTCATTTTGGAGCAAAAGATCGTTACTTTCATTAGATTAACTGTGGCAATCAAACCCAGAAGTGTAACAAGGAAAGAACATGGTTTAGTTACACATGTGTAGCTAGTAATGAAAAAAGTTGTAGTCTTGGAAATAAAGGTTAAGGACTAAGTTTAGTTTGGCCCAAATTCAGAGTAATTTTGGGTAATGTAGCAGGAAAAAAGAGATTATAGTCCCTTTTTGAAACAATCATATAGTTTAAAACTTACCAATAGCATCATACACTACATCAAACTTTTCTGGCAAATCTTCAAAGTTCTCTTTGGTGTAGTCAATAGCCAAATCAGCCCCCAAACTCTTGAGCAACTCCAATTTTCCAGTGCTTGAAGTAGCTGCGATTCTTGAAGCACCAAACACATGTTTTGCTAGCTGCAAgagaatagaaattaaaaaaaaagattgaaaagagAATCTCTGATAAAGGTACGTAAAACcactaattatatgaaaattgctattattattattattattattaagattgCTGCTGGATCAGAGTTGGTATCATATAGAACTTGAATTATGTTAGCTCAATCATGTACTTAAAGTGAAAAGCAGATGAAAAAGGGACATCATTTGTTCAATGTAGAGCAATTACCCAAACTGATTTGCCAGGAGGGTTTTGTGGTATGCTCAAGCCTCAAATTACAGGTTTTCACCATTGTTAATCAAACTACTTGATTGCTTTTTGAACAGAGATAAATTAGGCTCAAATCCAGCTGCAAATCAAGCTGGAAATATGCTTTTTGCTTACTACACAAccttaaatcatgttttaaccAATGGAATAGGAAAATTGGACTTACCTGAATCACAAGGCTTCCAACACCACCAGCACCATTCAAAACAAGAATAGATTTGCCAGCAGAAAAGCCAGTCCTCTCCAGACCCTCGTATGCAGTTTCAATTGCGAGAGGAAGACCAGCAGCTTGTATAAAATCCAGGTTCTTAGGTTTCAGGGCCAATAACTTCTCTTCAACAGCAGTGTATTCTGCCAAAGAGCCGGATTGTTTTGGTCCTTCCAATGCCTTTTCGTTTATGTTTCCATACACTGCATCACCCTCCTTCAGTTCCTTCACTTGATTGCCAACTTTTACCACCACTCCGGCAACATCATATCCAGGGACAGTCTAAAAAGTGAACACcctttttattaagaattgattACTGCAAATCAATCTTGCATGGCTAACAATTTGAAGAACctacaaaaatatattcaacGTGGTGATAAAGTGCAACATAAAACCATTATTATTAAACCCATCTCGGGATTGACTCACCACTTGAGTCGCAAATCAAGGCAGTTAactcaaaaaaaacttttgttgaagatcaaaacaatattgttttgaaaataaaataaaaaagttgatgggtttttgattaaatcgACCGAAATGTGAGTCAATCCAGGCTTTTAACCAGCTCAActcttctcttatttattatgaaatttGACTTGAGCTGAGTTCTAGGTCAATTTGCCGGTACAAGCCTTGTTTAATAACCTtgcataaaatacaaaatattcttatttttggCTTCGaagatttcataattttgtCAATTTGGCTCGATGTAGTAGCGAACACAAGTGGTACTAAGGTGCTCAATTTCTCTAATTTTCTCTCTTAATTATCTCATCTCAGTATTTCTTTCCGTTTCTCGAACATTACATTATCTATCAGCAAATCAAACATGCAAAGTCATTTCTTGATGGTCTCCTACAGTCTACACAATTTCTcagataattattaataaattaagaaaactcCACTAAACAGAAAGTAAAGATGGGAAATTTGAAGCCACGTCTTCCCTTTTGAGCAATTCAAGCTTAAAGCAAGGAAGGTAAGGTACAAAAGCTGAGTTTGGTAATGACTACTCTGGCGATAAAGAGAGGGAAAGGAGTGAGAGAAAAACAGAGTGATCAAGAGGCAAGAGATGTACCGGAAGGGGAGAATCAGTGGCCTTGAACTTTCCCTGTCTTCGCTTGGCATCAACAGGGTTGAGAGCAGCAGCA
This genomic window contains:
- the LOC118035608 gene encoding 2-methylene-furan-3-one reductase, with the translated sequence METTMTTAVPKLTTLHPRISSNSFSLRFSLTFPAKKTALVKHTCSPSHVPLRVSASSQSQAAAEATKVSSIPSEMKACVYGEYGGVEVLKFDDKVSVPEVKEDQVLIKVVAAALNPVDAKRRQGKFKATDSPLPTVPGYDVAGVVVKVGNQVKELKEGDAVYGNINEKALEGPKQSGSLAEYTAVEEKLLALKPKNLDFIQAAGLPLAIETAYEGLERTGFSAGKSILVLNGAGGVGSLVIQLAKHVFGASRIAATSSTGKLELLKSLGADLAIDYTKENFEDLPEKFDVVYDAIGQCDKAVKVVKEGGSVVALTGAVTPPGFRFVVTSNGNTLKTLNPYLESGKIKPVVDPKGPFTFSQVAEAFSYIETNRATGKVVIHPIP
- the LOC118035638 gene encoding LOW QUALITY PROTEIN: glucan endo-1,3-beta-glucosidase-like (The sequence of the model RefSeq protein was modified relative to this genomic sequence to represent the inferred CDS: deleted 2 bases in 1 codon; substituted 1 base at 1 genomic stop codon), which translates into the protein MWWCKIKLFTCGVYSILMSLGMLHAVAALVGICYGGVADNHLPPPSTIANLFNSNGITNVRIFDIDATTLKYLSGTGINVMVDIPNEDLPSLATGTLNFSLEWLQSNIFSNIPTVQVKYIAVGNEVFLKDPFYTPHVVPAMMNLYQALQMVNLVTSIKLSSPQAASVLSVSYPPSSAAFDLISSLLXSLLKFLHDTGSPFMVNVYPYISYINDKEHISLDYALFRNQNVVQDGGFLYANLFDASVDAFVYAMEREGFQGIKIVVSETGWPTGGGEAASVAIAMVYNENVVRRVANYVGTPRQPNEEMEVYLFDLFDENEKNGEEYEKHFGLSGLDGVKIYDINFN